The Faecalibacterium sp. I3-3-89 sequence CGACACCAGTTCACGGAGAGCATAGGGAGTGAGTTCTTCAATATGAACGTACTTGTGCGCTTTCTGGACGAATTTTTCAATATTCTCGATTTGCTGTTCCTGTACTTCGATTTCCTGTTGGATAGAGAGGGATTCCTCTTCCAGCTGCTTCTGTTCGGCATCGTAGCTCTGGCTCATCATGTCGAAGCGGTCATCGCTCAGCTTTCCATTGGCGTTGTCCTCGTAGATTTTCATGAACAGCCGTTTGAGGTCTACAATCCGCTTCTCATTCCGGGCAAGCTGCTTCTTCAGGACGGTCAGCTTTTCGGTGCTTTCCACCCGAAGCTGCTCCTCCATGACCTTGCGGAAGTAGTCTTCATGACGGAGAATGTAGTCCGTCACCCGCTGAACATGACTCAGTACACGTCCTTCCAGAACCTTTACTCGGATGAAGTGTCCCTTGCACTTGCTCCCGTTCTTCTTGTGCAGAGAGCAATCAAAGAAGTCTTGACTGAAGTCCCTGTTGTTGGACGAACCATATTGCATCTTGGAACCGCAGTCAGCGCAGTAGACCATACCGGAGAAAATGCTGCTCTTGCCTGTCCGAGTCATGCGGTGACGCTGGTTACGAATCTCCTGAACCTTTTCAAACACATCATCGTCAATAATGCGCTCATGTGTATCCGGGAAGATAGCCTGATTTTCCACAGGATTCAGATGTCTCTTTTTATCCCAGATAGAGTTAGTATAGGTCTTGAAGTTGACTGTGCAGCCAGTGTACTCCCGGCGTTCCAGAATCAAACTTACTGCTCTTTTATCCCAGCGGTAAGGGTCTTCCGGGGCAGGTGCGTTTGTACTCCGGCCATGGCTCAGCTTGTAGGCGGTGGGAGTCAGAACATTGTCCACCCACAGTTGGTTTGCAATTTGGGTCGGGCCACGTCCCTCCATGCACATGGAGAAGATGCGCTTCACAATCGCAGCCGCTTCCGGGTCAACAAGCCAATGCTTCGGGTTCTCCGGGTCTTTTACATAGCCGTACGGAACATTGACCGTCAGCGGCACTCCACGCTCTCCCTTGGCCTTCTGGACAGCCCGAATCTTGCGGCTGGTATCGCGGGCGTAAAACTCGTTGAACCAGTTCTTAATACCCGCAAAATCGTTGTTTACGCTGTTCGGGTCAATGGTGTCGTAATTGTCGTTAATGGCAATGTAGCGAACGCTATACTGGGGAAAGGTAAAGTTTGTGTACAGACCCGTCAAGGCAGAGTTGCGCCCCAGTCGGGACAGGTCTTTCGTGATAACGATTCCTACACGCCCTGCTTCGATCTCGACCAGCATACTCTGAAAGCCGGGGCGGTCATAGTTCGTGCCGGAGTAGCCATCATCCACAAAGAACACCGGGTTCGGGAAGTGGTTCTTTTTGGCGTATTCCAGAAGGATAGCCTTCTGGTTCTCAATGGACAGGCTTTCGCCGAGCCGTGCGTCCTCTTGCGACAGTCGGCAGTAAAGTGCGGTGATTTTATTCGTTGCTCCAGACATTGTTGTGTCCTCCTTACTCTGTGGAGCAACTGTCAGTACAGGATTGGTTACCGGGTCAAGTATAGCAGAATTGGGCGCAGTTGTCATTCGTCTGCACCCTCATCTTCAAATTTTTGCTGGGCGTTCTTGGCAACAATGCGCTCCAGCTTCTTCAAAAAGGATTCCTTGCCCTCATAGCTGCCGGTCACGGTGTAGGTGGTGTGACCGACTTTCTCCGTGGTGGTCAGTTCCGGAATCCAGAAAGCGGACAGGTTCTTGACATGGAGGTTGCCGTTCTCGTCCACATAAGAGCCGTGTTTCTTCTGCTCTTCGGTCAAGGGCTTCCGCTTGAAGTAGATTTCATTTTCGGAGATGCTCACAGTCTCGCTGGTCTGCTCTTTCGGGGCATCGTCATACAGCTGGGCGAAAAATGCCAGTGCATCTTCGGGTGAGTCTTCCTCCATGAGTTGCTCGAAAACTCGCTGTTCCTCTGCCGAGAGGTTGTTCCATGCGGCTTCCAACTCCTGCTCGTTGGCTGCGTTGACAAAGGCTTCGATCTCTTTTTTCATGGTGCATCCTCCTTTGGCTGCGGAAAGCGTTTTTTCAAAAATATGGGTTTTCGTGAGAGCAAGAATCGTCCCGTGGCCACAAATTTTCAATACTCGAAAATTTCCTGTCCCCTTTGGGACTGTTTCTTGTTGGGGCGTGCCTGCCCCAAACCCTGCTTAGAGCGAGTACGGCAAACTAGAAGTTTGGGTTACGAGTGTCCATTCTCATCGCTTTCGGGCGGACGAACATAACGCAACATTTCTTCTTCACAGGCGCCAAATTCCAAATAATTGGCTTTTGCTTCGTTTAGAGTTATTCCGTGGTTTGAGTCGCTGGGGTCATCATCAGAAGCAATAAATGGATCGTTTTCCCAAAAGCAAACGGGGCAAATATACCCGCAGTCTTCTTCCGGTGGAACAGTATAGGTAAAATGCCCACAACATGGACATTGATGTTTTTTCAAATATGCTCACCTCTGCAAGTACTATTTTATCGAGTTTAGCTAGTCGCGCTATTTGGTATATGGCTCTGTGTCTTTTCCATCATATACAACGACCCTAATGTCAGCAGCTACACCAACATCCGCATGAATACCCACCGTATATTCTTTATCCGTAACATTCGTAAAAGAATAAAAACTGTTCGCCGGAATATTGTCAGATACGACTTCCTGTTCACCTTCGCAAAGCAAATGAACTACAATGTCAAAATCATTTTTATTTTGAATTGTTAGTGTACCTGTTTTGGATAAAACTTTTACATCAGAGTATGTGATTACATACTTAGCAGAAGTTGATTCTTCTGTACAGGTCACAGAGCAGTCCCACTGTATTGCTGCCTTTGCCTTTCTATAGGATTCCGAAGACCGGTATGCAGAAAATACAATAATTGCAGCTACAGCAAGAATCCCAATGATAACAGACACTATTGTTGCTTTTTTCTTCATAATCTTTGCCTCCGAAAATTTCGATTTACTGGGCTAAGCCGAGTATACCATACTCTCCGATGAAAGAACACCCCTATATAGGAGAACTTGGCCGTTTTATTGCGTACGTGCGTACCAACTTCTCCCGTACGCACGTACACAGCGATTTGCTCGAAACGCACCCTATACAGCCGTTCCCCCTCGGAGAGCCCACTACACTTTGCAGACCGCAGGGATGAAAGTGTCATAGTGGGTTATTACACTTCCGCAGAAGTGCCTTTTTCTCGCCGCAGACAACCGGGTATGCCTTTTGTGAGAGCTTTCTGTCCGGCGAATCCACATCGCCCACAGGCGATGTGAGCAGGGATTCCAAAGGGGCGCAGCACCCTTGGCACACGACTTTGGTACAAAGTCTAGTGTGTTACACCTTTCCAGAGGTGTATACGTTCCTGAAATGCAAAAAGCCCCATACCCAACACCTTAACGGTGCGGACATGGGACTTGATGCTTCCTCGGCCTAGCCGGGTACTCCGTAACCAATCCTGACAGGCAGTTGCCGTGTCATTTTTCGAAAACTGTTTTACGGATACCCAGCAAGTGGGAACTTCCTGTTTTTCTTTGGTTGCAATATGAGCCTGCTCCGCCTGCCATGCGGCAAACTCCCGTTGACCTTCCTCGCTGTTCCAGCAGGCAAGGATCGCCGGGTAAAATGCCCGTGCCAGACGTTCGATGGCTTCATCGGGGTAAGGGGAAATATTTGTGGACTTTTTCTTTTTGTTCAAACGCACACTCCTTTGGACTTCTGTTGACAGCATACAATGTGCCTGTTGTTATGCTGTCTGCTCATCCTCTGCGAGCGCAGATTCCAGAGAAGCAAGGTACTCCTTGTGCTTGTGGATGATTTCGAGAATGACTTCTCGCTGTGCTGTGTCTGGCATAGTTCTCAGAAGATAGTCAAACTCTGTGCGGAAACGTGTTGTAACGTGTTCCAGTGCGACATAATCATGCCGCACTTCTTCCGGGTAAGCATCGCTGTCATAGACCGATTCGATTTTCTGAAACGGCATTACAGGTGCCTTTCCCGGTTCCCGGATGATGCCATCGGCATCCGGTTTCGGTTCAACTTTCAGTTCCGGGTGCAGGATTTCCTGCAAGGTCTGTGCGCGGGCATCATAGTTGGCTCGTGCAAGGCGGTGCATATCAGACTTGCTGACTTTTACCTGTTTGTTCAGAATCTTCTCCCGCATACCGGGAATCAGGGATTCAGCAATTTCAACACCTTTCATGTACTTCGATGCGCGAAGTACAGTTGCCTTGCTTACACCATTTTCCTCTGCGATTCGTTCGCAGGTTTTCATGGCTTCACCGGAGTTATCAGTTTGAGAACTCCGGTGAAATCGGCCATTTTCATCATGCGATTCTTTGCGGGCTTCGCCATGAGAGGATTTTTCCGCTTCATATTGCTTCCCGATGAGGAACAGCTTCTGCTCCGGGGTGAGGTTACGCCGCCCCAACTGATTCTTGCAGATCCATGCGAGGACTTCTTCTCTGCTTTCAAATCGGAGCGGCATGGTGGAAAAGCAAATCTCCGGGTGCTTCTGGAGGATGGCATAACGGTTGTGTCCGTCAACAAGGGTGTTGTTCCAAACGATCAAAGGAGAGAGAAGCTTGCCTTCCTTGAGGATATTTTCTTCAAGCTGCCTGTATTCATCGTCCGTCAGCGGTGGGATCTGATTCTGGAACTCCGGGTCGATTTTCAGATTGATCATACGCACACTCCTTCTCTCTCATGATGTTGCGTCTGCTTTTCCTCCCGGAAGAACAGGGCAACATTCTGTTTTGCATCTTTCAGCTTGAGCAGTTCAGACTTGGCTTCCCTGTACTGCTCATAGAACTGGGCCTTTTCAGAAGCAAGAGCGCAGTATTCCGCTTCCAGCTTGTTCGGACTGGACAGGCTGGTGATGTTGTTTGCCTTGAGATAGGCTGCTGCCGCCCGGTATGCTGTCAGCTCTGCACGATGCTGTTCTTCAAAGACTGCTGGGTGTTTGACAGTTTTCAGCTTCTGTGCAAGCGGTCGGTACTGCTTGTAGTCAGCAGCGTGGCTGCGCAGCTTCTGATTGTCTGCCATGCGGGTTTCGAGGTCTTTCACTACGGCCAGCGATTCATGGAACTTGGTGTCAAGCTCTGCGATTCTCTGGTTGAGTGCGTCCTCATCGGTCAAGCCCTTTTCTTCTAAAAGAATCAAGGTCTGTGCCATGGCTTTGAGGTTGTGCTTCTTCGCCCAACGCTCATAGCCGATGCCCTTGCCCTGCTTCAGCTTCGCCTGAATGTCCACCAGCTTCTTGATTCGGTCGGGTTCTTCCTCAAGATTGCTGTGGAGGATAATGGGCTGGCTCTTGGCATTTTCTTTCAAGGTGGCAAGCACGAGTTCTTTCTCAAACTTGTCACCGAGGCTGTGTGCCCGGATAAACTTCTTTCTTCCGGCTGGCAGGTAGCTGAGCCGCCCACGGCTTTCCTTGACCGTGATGCCGTACCGCTGCAAGAGCCTGTCCGAGAAATCTTCAAAGCTCACTGCATTGTCCAGCACATCCGAGATCTGTTTCCGCAAAGTCTCCTTTGCGGTTTCAAACTCCGTTTGTGTGGGCTGCTGTCCGGCGGCAAGCAGGGCTGCGTTTTCACGGTCGAGTTTCATCTGACCGCGCCGTTTCATCCAGTACTCGCGCTCACTCACACGCTTTTTCGAGCTGAGCAGGTCGATCTGGTACAGCTTGGCATCCTGACACATTTCCATGACCGCGACACGCAAGTGCCGCATGGTCTGGGCTGTGCTGGAATGCTTCATGCCCTCACGCCAGTCACGGGGCTTCTGCATATAGGGCTTGCGCTCCACTTCTTGTGTCCGGACGCTACCGATCACGATGTGGACATGGATATTTCCCGAATGGTTGTGTCCGTCCGGGTGGGTGCAGACGATAGCAGGATGGCCGGGAAAGTTCTCTTTACAGAAGTTCAGGCCGAGGGCCTGTGCCTTTTCCATCGTCAGTCCATTTTCGACTGCATCCCGTGGGTCGAAGCTGATGATATACTGGTGGCTCTTGATATCATCCGGGTTGTTGTTCTTGTCGTACTTCCGATTTGCCAGCAGACAGGCCGTTGCAAACGAGGCTTCGCCGCATTCAAGGGTATCCAGAATGTACGATTCCCGCAGCTTGGGTCTGCCCTGTTCGTCCAGAATCTTCTTGCCGGAAAATTCATCGTGCTGGTAAACCAGATAGGTTTCGGCAGCGGAGTAGTCCGAGTTTTTAGAGGCGATATGCTTCAGCGTTGCCATACAGTTCACCCAGAACTTTCTCGGCGTTGAGCCGGAAGGTGGTCAGGTCTGCAAGTTCGTCCAGAAGTTTCGCCCGGAGCTGTTCGGTGTCGGCTCCGCCGGAGTTGAAGTGTCGTGCGAGTTGGTTCAGGTTGCCGCCCACCCTGCTGCACTGGGCAAGCAGAGTAGAAACGGCAGCGAGGGTTTCTTCTCCGCCGCCGGCAACGACAACGGTGCGCTCGATCTTCGCATTGTGCAGCGCACGGCGGATGAGGGTGGACAGGGAGAGATGAAGGAGTTTTGCTGTGCATTGGAGTTCCATCTTTTCAGTTTCCGTCACACGGAACTTGATGATGTGCGTTTTGTTGTTCGGCGTGTCGTGGCGGTGGGTCGTGCTGGGATTCGCTTTGACATTCGTTTTGTTCATTGAACCTCCTGTCGTCTTGCTGGCTCCTCGGTGGAGCTATGTAAGCACGACACGCCGTTCTTTCGCACCGAAAGGTGCGAATATGAGCAGGGTTTGGGGCAGGCACGCCCCAACAAGATCACATCAAAACTCGCAAGAGTTGCAGATGTGAAGTCCCGGTGGAGCACAAGATTTTCAAGAATTGAAAATTTGTGGCCACGGGACGGTTCTTGCTCTCCACCGCTGCGCTCAAAACGCATTTCCGAAAGTTGTTTCCGAATTGTTAAGACGCAGAAATAAGTAGAAAGTTCCACTGCTCGTGTATGTGAATCGCCGTTTGACCCGAACGAAGTTCCTGCCCTTGTTTTGCAGCGGCGTTGGCCGGAAAGCCGGTATCACGTTCGGACGGCTCATGAAATTTTCAAGGTACGGCTTCCCGGAAAAGAAAAATACCGCCCACGCAGTACAGGCGAAGGATTTTGTCGGGTGAAACAGACGGCAAAATGATCGGGTGTGTTGCGGGGCGGTAAATCTTCGCAGGAAATAAAACCGCACAGAATCGTTTCTTTACAGAAATCTCTGTGGATTTGTTGGGAATGATAACATAAGTACGAATGCGTGTCAACACTTCAGGATAATGAATACATCAGATGAACGAAACACACAAAGCACAAGCGAAAGCAAGGCTGCGTTTTAGAAGAATGTTTTAATTTTCGCAGTTCAGGCGGACTTGGACGGTAAACACACCGTCTTTCTTTTTCGTATAGAAGTCACCATGATTTTCCTGAACGATACGATTTATGTTCTTTAGTCCGTAACCGTGATACTCTCCGATGCGGATTCCGCGAGAAGTATCACTGTATGGGTTTTCCAGCCGATAGAAGAGGCTTCGATACTGTTTGCGCAGCTGTAAATGAATGGTTCGCTGCTCCGCTGGCAGACTGCAACAGGCTTCAATGGCATTGTCGAATGTATTTCCGATGATGATGCTCAAAGACAGTGATGAAATCGTCAAAACTTCAGGAATCGTCACATCCAGTTTGACCTTGATGTTATTCTTCTCTGCGATTCGCAGGTAATAATTCAAAAGAGCATCCACAACAGGGTTTCCGACAGCAGAAACATTTGTGGAACGCTCAAAAATATCCGTGGCAGCTTGTGCAATCTTGTGAAGTTCTTCGGTATCGCCGTGTTCTGCAACTGCCTGCATCGCCAGAATGTATTTCTTCACATCATGCCGTAGAGAACGGACTTCTTCCTGACGTTCTTTGAGCTGCTGGTAGTATTCCATTTGAAGATTGTACTGCTGCTCGTTGAACTTGACTTTGAATTTTTCTAGCTCATTTTCCCGGAGAGCTTCCACATAGAACACAATCAGGATGTTTATAAGGAGAAGCACCGCCATAAGACCGACCATATAATCCGGGAAATACTCATCCGCAGCATGATACTGTGCCACATAACAGACAGCAATACTTGCGATTTGAATCGCAATGATCGGCAGCAGCCATAGGATGCGCAGAGCATTTCCTTTTCGGCTAAAAAAATGTGAGATCAGGACTACGAGTGGAATTTGAATCAGGTTTGAAAAAACAACATAGACCAACCGTGCTGCCCCAGCCTGCATCAGAATGTCGGTATCCGGGATGCGCAGCCCAATCAAAAGCATTGCAAACACTTCAACCAAAGCAGCCAGTGTAAAGAAGGTTCCGCTTGCGAAAACTGCCTGCCATGGGCGCACCTCATAGAACAGCAATGCAAGGAGAAATCCGCCAACTAAAAGATAGATCGTGCGCTGCGTTACCCAATCCGGGAATAAGCTCAAATCACATTGCCCCGCGACAAAAAGTACAACATATAGATAGAACCATCTTGAAACAGGTTCTTTTTTAGGAAGCAGCCGACCGATAAAAAGCAGCAACAGGGCAATGTTGGCAAAGCTCCCTGCAAACTCAACGAAATAATATAGCATCATCTTCCCAAATAAGCGTTGAAGTTCTGATTGAACTCCTGACGCTTCCTCCTGCTGATCGGCAGCTGATGTCCGCTGGAAAGAAAAACAGCGGTTCCCGTAGCGTAAACAATGTGTTCCATGTTGACGAGATAACTTTTGTGTGGTGACACAAAGCACCGTTTTGGAAGCTGCTCCAAGGCTTCAGGAATGCTCATTCGCAATGTAAGGTCTTGCTCCTTGCAGTGAATCAGAACTTTATGTCCGTGGCTTTCCAGAAAGTAAATGTCCGATGTTTCCAAGGATATGGTAACACCATCGTATTCGATCGTGAAATGTTTGGAGTTCAGTTCCTGAAGGACAGCATCCATTGCCGCAGCGAACAGAGTCTGATCCAAAGGTTTGACAAGGTAGCGGAATGCAATGCCATATCCCTGCACAGCGTACTCATGCCGCTTCGTGACAAATACCACCAAAGGATGCTTCTCCATTTGGATCAAAGACTGCGCCAACTGAAAACCGTTGGATGGCATCTCGATATCGAGCAGAAGCAGATCAAAGGATTTCTTCTGCATCTGCAATTCGCTCAGAAGTTCATTCCCGTCCATGTAAGTCTCAATGTCAAAGCAGCCTTGCACATCGTACTGCTGGACGCTTTGAACAATGCCATCAAGGTCTGATTTCTCATCATCGCAGACTGCAACGTGGTACTTCAGCATTTTGACAACCTCCACAAAATAATGTCCTGCTACCATTATAGGCTGTGTAAAGGCTCCTTACAAGTAGCCTGACCTACCACTTTTGTCACCAGAACGACCAGTTTTGCCAAACTTCTTGATTTTGCTGAAATTTATGATACAGTGAAGCAAAAATCAGAAGATAAGGTGGCGCAACTGCAATGTGGGAACGCACGCTGTCTCAGAAATTAGTCCGTCTTTTCTGCGAGCAAAAAGTGATAGATGAAGCAAAAACGGATGCGTATGTTTATGGGTACGAGTTGCTTATATCATCTATCGTGAGCATTCTGCTTGTTATTCTCATCGCTGCTGTGTGTGGTGATGTGCGATACTCGCTTTCATTTTTAATTGGTTTTATCCCACAGCGAATCTACATTGGTGGATACCATGCAACATCGCACACCAAATGCTATTTGGCATTCTCCGGACTGGAACTTATCTGCATTTTGTTAAGTAAGACAATTGTGGCAAATCACCTTTTTCGTATCCTGACAACAGCAGCTCTTTTGGGCATCTCTATCATTCTCTCTCCTATCGAAGCAAAGAATAAGCCTTTGAGCGAAAAGAAGCGATCAAGTTACAAGATGGTCGCATCTATTCTTTCATCAATAGATTTCCTGCTTGCCATTTTTAATGTGCTTCCGTATACACGTCATGTAGTTTGCTACTATCTCTCCAAATGGGTATTGATTGTATTCTCAACAATTCCTTTGGTTCAACAAAAATTTAATGCCAACTTTTGTAGATAGGGAGACTAACTATTAAAAGTCAAGCCCCAAAATGAAAAAATCCGCCAACCGACCGCTGCCCCTGACAAACAGCATTCAAATGCTGGTCTTGGAACAGCGAGGGCGACGGAGAGAACAGCAAAGCAAGCCCGGCCAACCCTCGCAGAAACAGAATAGCATTTGAATGCTTCGGTTCGTCAAGGGTTCGCTGCGCCAGCTAAGTTTCTGTTGGAATTAGCTCAGGCTCAGGAGAAAATCATGCAGCTGTAAGATATGTTTTTCCAGACTTCTGCAAAGCGTAGATCAGCCGCACGAGTTTCTTCATGGCATGGGACAGGGCAACATTGTAGTGTTTTCCTTCGGCACGTTTTTTGGCAAGGTATTCAGCAAAGACAGGATTCCAGTAGCAGACGTACTTGGTTGCGTTGTAAAGGGCATGTCGCAGGTAGCGGGAGCCACGTTTTTCCATGTGAGCATAGCAGTTCGTGAGTTTTCCGGACTGGTATGTAGATGGAGAGCAGCCAGCGTAAGCAAGAATTTTGTCAGGAGAACTGAAATTGGAGAAATCCCCGATTTCTGCAAGGATTACAGCAGCGGAGTTTACTCCCATGCCGGGAATCGAGAGAATTGGTGGATTGAGCTCATCTATGATTTTCTGAATAGAATCTTCAATTTCGTCGATCTCGGAGGCAAGTTCTTGAATGAGTTTAATGGTATGCTTCAATTCCAAAGATTTGGCAGGCATGACAGAGCCAATAGAAGCTCTGGCTGCCTCTCGAATCTGGATGGCTTTCTCTTTTCCGTAGCGTCCTTTGGACGCTGTTGTAAGAAGGTTTGTCAGCTTGGTAAGATGGACTTCTGAAATTTGCTTTGCACCGGGATATTCGCTAAGAAGTGCGTAGATTGAAGTGCCATGGATAGACGAAACAAGCCCTTCCAATTCGGGAAACAGAATCGTAGCCAATCTGGACACCGATTGCTTTAGTTTAGCGCATTCCTGAACTTTATCAAATCGGTATCTTGTTAGTGACTTTAGCTCTTCGTTATGGTATGCTATATCCGTGTAGGACTTGAGGTCTACATCGGACAATAGCATAGTTGCAATCGTTCTTGCATCCACACGATCGGTTTTGGTTTTGCGAAGGCTGAGACTTTTTCGGTACAGGTTGGTGTGTAAAGGGTTAATGACATAAGTTGGCAGACCGTTGTCAAGAAGGAACCCAAGAATATTGTAGCTGTAATGTCCGGTAGCCTCAAGTCCTACTTTTATTTTGTCTGACTTTTTGGTGCAGTTTCGAATCGTTTGAAGCAGCTGCTTAAATCCATCCATGTTGTTGGGGATGGTAAAGCAGTCAGCACGAACCATTCCGTCTGAATCAAGAATACAGCAGTCATGCTTATCCTTGGCAACATCAATTCCAACACAAACCATTTTGATACCTCCGGTATATTTATTTCGATGCTGTTCAGGACCACAGACTTCTTTGCTCTTGTAACCTCGTTCTAAATAAACCGTCTGGCGGTATCTAACTGATTAACATTTCAACAAAGAAGCTGTGGTTGGAGCCTCCCGAAAACCGTCTTTGCGGTAGGTGATGTTCCACCAATCCACAGCATCCTGAACTTATTGTAGCATTCCGCTGGAGAGCGGTCTATAAATACTACTATTTTATTATACGAGGTGATAACATGAAAAAAAACAAATGGGTACTGCTTCTTATCGCTTTTGTTGCATTTTTGGTATTGATTTATTTTATTGGTGCTTGCCTTAATGCAACGGCAGAGGCATTGACAATTATTTCTCTCTGCATCGGCATACTGGTCATTTATTTAGTCGTAAAAGCAATCAAATCAAAATAAGGAAAGGAAAATATGATCATGAGTACAAGAAAATTTATCAAAAAACTTACTGCGAGTCTGCTTTTTATTGCGGTTGTAATGTCGTTTGGCGTTCAGTCTGCCTTCGCTGAATCGAATTCACCGAAAGCTACCGTTAAGAACAATGTTGTTACTTTTAGCAATCTCGATCAACTGAAGGCAAACGAGAAGCTCACAATTGCAGTAGTTGACAGTAATGGTAATCCAGCAACTATTACTATTGAGTCAGTGAATAATTCGATTTCTCGTGCAGCAAAATCGTCGAATTCTTGGAAGGTTTCGTATAAAGGAGTGGTAATTCATGCATATTTTTATATGACGGTGACGAATAATAAAGTCACGAATGCCTGGGATTATTCGATTACAACTTTGGGTTCCACATACAGTGATGCAAGTTTGACGTATAACTCCAGTTCGGCAAAACTCACCTTTACCAGTAACGCTTATAATGGTATTGCTTCTCATACTTGCTGGCTGAAGGGAACTCCTCGTGGAACAAACAATGAAGTCGATGTAACGTATTCTATGTAATGTGGAGGACAATATGAAACAGAATT is a genomic window containing:
- a CDS encoding recombinase family protein, with translation MTTAPNSAILDPVTNPVLTVAPQSKEDTTMSGATNKITALYCRLSQEDARLGESLSIENQKAILLEYAKKNHFPNPVFFVDDGYSGTNYDRPGFQSMLVEIEAGRVGIVITKDLSRLGRNSALTGLYTNFTFPQYSVRYIAINDNYDTIDPNSVNNDFAGIKNWFNEFYARDTSRKIRAVQKAKGERGVPLTVNVPYGYVKDPENPKHWLVDPEAAAIVKRIFSMCMEGRGPTQIANQLWVDNVLTPTAYKLSHGRSTNAPAPEDPYRWDKRAVSLILERREYTGCTVNFKTYTNSIWDKKRHLNPVENQAIFPDTHERIIDDDVFEKVQEIRNQRHRMTRTGKSSIFSGMVYCADCGSKMQYGSSNNRDFSQDFFDCSLHKKNGSKCKGHFIRVKVLEGRVLSHVQRVTDYILRHEDYFRKVMEEQLRVESTEKLTVLKKQLARNEKRIVDLKRLFMKIYEDNANGKLSDDRFDMMSQSYDAEQKQLEEESLSIQQEIEVQEQQIENIEKFVQKAHKYVHIEELTPYALRELVSAIYVDAPDKSSGKRVQHIHIKYDGLGYIPLDELEAKEKA
- a CDS encoding CPCC family cysteine-rich protein yields the protein MKKHQCPCCGHFTYTVPPEEDCGYICPVCFWENDPFIASDDDPSDSNHGITLNEAKANYLEFGACEEEMLRYVRPPESDENGHS
- a CDS encoding relaxase/mobilization nuclease domain-containing protein, translated to MATLKHIASKNSDYSAAETYLVYQHDEFSGKKILDEQGRPKLRESYILDTLECGEASFATACLLANRKYDKNNNPDDIKSHQYIISFDPRDAVENGLTMEKAQALGLNFCKENFPGHPAIVCTHPDGHNHSGNIHVHIVIGSVRTQEVERKPYMQKPRDWREGMKHSSTAQTMRHLRVAVMEMCQDAKLYQIDLLSSKKRVSEREYWMKRRGQMKLDRENAALLAAGQQPTQTEFETAKETLRKQISDVLDNAVSFEDFSDRLLQRYGITVKESRGRLSYLPAGRKKFIRAHSLGDKFEKELVLATLKENAKSQPIILHSNLEEEPDRIKKLVDIQAKLKQGKGIGYERWAKKHNLKAMAQTLILLEEKGLTDEDALNQRIAELDTKFHESLAVVKDLETRMADNQKLRSHAADYKQYRPLAQKLKTVKHPAVFEEQHRAELTAYRAAAAYLKANNITSLSSPNKLEAEYCALASEKAQFYEQYREAKSELLKLKDAKQNVALFFREEKQTQHHEREGVCV
- a CDS encoding plasmid mobilization protein, which translates into the protein MNKTNVKANPSTTHRHDTPNNKTHIIKFRVTETEKMELQCTAKLLHLSLSTLIRRALHNAKIERTVVVAGGGEETLAAVSTLLAQCSRVGGNLNQLARHFNSGGADTEQLRAKLLDELADLTTFRLNAEKVLGELYGNAEAYRL
- a CDS encoding GHKL domain-containing protein, whose protein sequence is MMLYYFVEFAGSFANIALLLLFIGRLLPKKEPVSRWFYLYVVLFVAGQCDLSLFPDWVTQRTIYLLVGGFLLALLFYEVRPWQAVFASGTFFTLAALVEVFAMLLIGLRIPDTDILMQAGAARLVYVVFSNLIQIPLVVLISHFFSRKGNALRILWLLPIIAIQIASIAVCYVAQYHAADEYFPDYMVGLMAVLLLINILIVFYVEALRENELEKFKVKFNEQQYNLQMEYYQQLKERQEEVRSLRHDVKKYILAMQAVAEHGDTEELHKIAQAATDIFERSTNVSAVGNPVVDALLNYYLRIAEKNNIKVKLDVTIPEVLTISSLSLSIIIGNTFDNAIEACCSLPAEQRTIHLQLRKQYRSLFYRLENPYSDTSRGIRIGEYHGYGLKNINRIVQENHGDFYTKKKDGVFTVQVRLNCEN
- a CDS encoding LytR/AlgR family response regulator transcription factor — translated: MLKYHVAVCDDEKSDLDGIVQSVQQYDVQGCFDIETYMDGNELLSELQMQKKSFDLLLLDIEMPSNGFQLAQSLIQMEKHPLVVFVTKRHEYAVQGYGIAFRYLVKPLDQTLFAAAMDAVLQELNSKHFTIEYDGVTISLETSDIYFLESHGHKVLIHCKEQDLTLRMSIPEALEQLPKRCFVSPHKSYLVNMEHIVYATGTAVFLSSGHQLPISRRKRQEFNQNFNAYLGR
- a CDS encoding accessory gene regulator B family protein, encoding MWERTLSQKLVRLFCEQKVIDEAKTDAYVYGYELLISSIVSILLVILIAAVCGDVRYSLSFLIGFIPQRIYIGGYHATSHTKCYLAFSGLELICILLSKTIVANHLFRILTTAALLGISIILSPIEAKNKPLSEKKRSSYKMVASILSSIDFLLAIFNVLPYTRHVVCYYLSKWVLIVFSTIPLVQQKFNANFCR
- a CDS encoding IS110 family transposase, with product MVCVGIDVAKDKHDCCILDSDGMVRADCFTIPNNMDGFKQLLQTIRNCTKKSDKIKVGLEATGHYSYNILGFLLDNGLPTYVINPLHTNLYRKSLSLRKTKTDRVDARTIATMLLSDVDLKSYTDIAYHNEELKSLTRYRFDKVQECAKLKQSVSRLATILFPELEGLVSSIHGTSIYALLSEYPGAKQISEVHLTKLTNLLTTASKGRYGKEKAIQIREAARASIGSVMPAKSLELKHTIKLIQELASEIDEIEDSIQKIIDELNPPILSIPGMGVNSAAVILAEIGDFSNFSSPDKILAYAGCSPSTYQSGKLTNCYAHMEKRGSRYLRHALYNATKYVCYWNPVFAEYLAKKRAEGKHYNVALSHAMKKLVRLIYALQKSGKTYLTAA
- a CDS encoding DUF5626 family protein, which gives rise to MIMSTRKFIKKLTASLLFIAVVMSFGVQSAFAESNSPKATVKNNVVTFSNLDQLKANEKLTIAVVDSNGNPATITIESVNNSISRAAKSSNSWKVSYKGVVIHAYFYMTVTNNKVTNAWDYSITTLGSTYSDASLTYNSSSAKLTFTSNAYNGIASHTCWLKGTPRGTNNEVDVTYSM